A single region of the Candidatus Melainabacteria bacterium genome encodes:
- the trpD gene encoding anthranilate phosphoribosyltransferase: MLSEDTITSLVDCELPDDKIRQVLIDLSSDRIDLRILTSFIRSLKEKCALQFDGATDALDCSGTGGSGLPHFNTSTTVAFVLAAGGVRVAKFGNRASSSLSGSFDLLEALGIPASIPYEHINELLDNVGLVFLYAPHYYPALAKLSAIRRTLPGPSIFNSIGPLLHPLNPKRRVMGTSDELIQRLVADYLLSDSFTERAIVVRSERGLDEFDPCTTSSYIHIFNGKAETMTVPPVDDIEEDQDIMTPEYSHEVFHQVLVGSAEPYFMNLVWANAAAGFLVADKVGIMDDGVALAKELLLTGAVAAKYEECRRAYAWFAS; this comes from the coding sequence ATGCTGAGCGAAGATACCATAACCAGCCTGGTCGATTGCGAACTGCCTGACGACAAGATTCGACAGGTTTTGATCGATTTGAGCAGCGACAGAATCGACTTGCGCATATTGACCTCGTTCATCAGATCGCTGAAAGAAAAATGTGCTCTGCAGTTCGACGGAGCGACAGATGCTCTTGATTGCAGTGGCACTGGCGGGAGCGGATTACCTCACTTCAATACATCGACAACAGTGGCCTTTGTGCTGGCTGCTGGTGGCGTTAGAGTGGCGAAGTTCGGCAATCGAGCCTCGAGCAGTCTGAGCGGCAGTTTCGATTTGTTGGAAGCTCTGGGCATACCCGCTTCTATACCTTACGAGCATATCAATGAATTGCTTGATAATGTTGGGCTGGTCTTTCTCTACGCCCCTCATTACTATCCGGCGCTGGCGAAACTGTCAGCAATTCGGCGCACCTTGCCGGGTCCCAGTATTTTCAACTCGATTGGTCCCCTGCTGCATCCGCTCAATCCAAAAAGGCGCGTCATGGGTACGAGTGATGAACTGATCCAGCGGCTGGTGGCCGACTATTTGCTTTCGGATTCGTTTACCGAGCGGGCAATTGTGGTGCGATCCGAGCGGGGGCTGGATGAATTCGATCCCTGCACCACCAGTAGTTATATTCACATCTTTAATGGCAAGGCGGAGACGATGACTGTGCCACCTGTTGATGACATCGAGGAAGATCAGGACATTATGACTCCTGAATACAGCCACGAAGTCTTTCACCAGGTTCTTGTCGGCAGCGCGGAGCCTTACTTCATGAATTTGGTCTGGGCCAATGCCGCTGCCGGATTCCTTGTGGCGGATAAGGTCGGCATCATGGACGATGGCGTGGCTCTGGCTAAAGAGCTTCTGCTCACAGGCGCTGTGGCGGCTAAATATGAGGAATGCCGGAGGGCTTATGCCTGGTTCGCTAGCTGA